From a single Pseudopipra pipra isolate bDixPip1 chromosome 15, bDixPip1.hap1, whole genome shotgun sequence genomic region:
- the SLU7 gene encoding pre-mRNA-splicing factor SLU7 isoform X1 has translation MASGAVANATPAGGANDVSLEEPKKMTREDWRKKKELEEQRKLGNAPAEVDEEGKDINPHIPQYISSVPWYIDPSKRPTLKHQRPQPEKQKQYNSSGDWYKRGVQENSVATRYRKGACENCGALTHKKKDCMERPRKVGAKYTGMNIAPDEHVQPQLMFDYDGKRDRWNGYNPEEHMKIVEEYSKVDLAKRTLKAQKLQEELASGKLEQVNSPRHQWGEEEPNSQTERDHNSEDEDEDKYADDIDMPGQNFDSKRRITVRNLRIREDIAKYLRNLDPNSAYYDPKTRAMRENPYANTGKNPDEVGYAGDNFVRYTGDTISMAQTQLFAWEAYDKGSEVHLQADPTKLELLYKSFKVKKEDFKAQQKESILEKYGGQEHLDAPPAELLLAQTEDYVEYSRHGTVIKGQEKAIACSKYEEDVKINNHTCIWGSYWKEGKWGYKCCHSFVKYSYCTGEAGKEIANTEASLLEEQPGEEEHMTKPKTLMEIHQEKQKEKKKKKHKKSSNSDSEGEEKKKQEKLKKALNAEEARLLHVKEIMQLDERKRPYNSQFEAREPTEEEMEAYRMKRQRPDDPMASFLGQ, from the exons ATGGCATCGGGGGCGGTAGCGAACGCCACCCCTGCAGGAGGGGCAAACGATGTGAGCCTGGAGGAGCCGAAGAAGATGACAAGGGAAgactggaggaaaaagaaggaactggaagaacagagaaaactCGGAAATGCACCTGCTGAGGTGGATGAAGAAGGAAA GGATATCAATCCTCATATCCCCCAGTACAtctcctcagtgccatggtaCATAGATCCTTCTAAAAGACCCACCCTAAAGCATCAGAGACCTCAGCCAGAGAAGCAGAAACAGTACAACTCCTCTGGAGACTGGTACAAACGAGGAGTTCAGGAG AACTCTGTGGCCACGAGGTACCGAAAAGGAGCCTGTGAGAACTGTGGGGCCCTGACACACAAAAAGAAGGACTGCATGGAG aggCCCAGGAAAGTTGGAGCCAAATACACAGGCATGAACATTGCCCCGGATGAACACgtgcagccccagctgatgTTTGACTACGACGGGAAGCGGGATCGCTGGAATGGGTATAACCCAGAGGAGCACATGAAGATCGTGGAGGAATATTCCAAGGTTGATTTG GCCAAACGTACCCTGAAAGCACAGAAGCTTCAGGAGGAGTTGGCATCAGGGAAGCTGGAGCAAGTG AACTCCCCAAGACACCAGTGGGGAGAAGAGGAACCCAATTCACAGACA GAAAGAGATCATAACAgtgaagatgaagatgaagatAAATATGCAGATGACATTGATATGCCTGGGCAGAACTTTGACTCTAAAAGACGTATCACGGTTCGGAACCTGCGCATTCGGGAAGATATTGCCAAA TACTTGAGGAATCTAGATCCAAACTCTGCTTATTATGATCCCAAAACAAGGGCCATGAGGGAGAACCCGTATGCCAACACAGGCAAGAATCCAGATGA GGTTGGTTACGCCGGTGACAACTTCGTTCGCTACACGGGAGACACCATTTCCATGGCACAGACCCAGC TGTTTGCTTGGGAAGCTTATGACAAAGGCTCTGAAGTTCATCTTCAAGCAGACCCTACCAAATTAGAGCTCCTTTATAAATCcttcaaagtgaaaaaagaagatttcaaggcacagcagaaagaaagcATCCTAGAGAAG TATGGAGGACAAGAACACCTGGATGCCCcaccagctgagctgctgtTAGCTCAAACAGAAGATTATGTGGAATACTCCAGGCATGGAACAGTCATCAAAGGACAAGAGAAAGCTATTGCTTGCTCTAAGTATGAAGAGGATGTGAAGATCAACAACCATACA TGCATTTGGGGTTCATACTGGAAAGAAGGCAAGTGGGGGTACAAGTGCTGCCACTCCTTTGTCAAGTACTCCTACTGCACAGGAGAAGCTGGGAAAGAAATCGCT AACACAGAAGCAAGTTTACTGGAAGAGCAGCCTGGGGAGGAAGAACACatgacaaaacccaaaacactgaTGGAG ATCCAtcaagagaaacagaaagagaagaaaaagaagaagcacAAGAAGAGCTCAAATTCAGACAGTGAGggtgaagagaaaaagaagcaagaaaaactgaaaaag GCACTAAATGCAGAAGAGGCTCGTCTGCTCCATGTTAAAGAAATCATGCAGTTGGATGAGAGGAAGAGACCCTACAACAGCCAGTTTGAGGCCAGGGAGCCAACAGAGGAGGAGATGGAAGCCTACAGGATGAAAAGGCAGAGACCTGACGATCCCATGGCCTCTTTCCTTGGACAGTGA
- the PTTG1 gene encoding securin isoform X1 translates to MATVISVGADNVAPESQLLISPGSSKGKSTRSGGVVCTPLHKKAFSPAAMTCSRRKALGKKAITTSAAMSHSGGKALGKKVNTVPEGTYQPLRRALGKVNTTTGVTSKMPEVKQENQPQMKQGNQSEKKQGNQSEKKQGNQPQMKQENQPQMKQENQPQMKQENQPRTANKTDEKTELDSWTSESEEDLVECKEEDWAESQEDWPEVENMFHFDPQDFEVFDVPEECKLSNLDLHGVPLMVYPRTYHRCVEEEPTPLPTPELSFTPSLLQAHFDFIASLEKLHFPELPPFPADFYEEQECCNRF, encoded by the exons ATGGCAACTGTGATCTCTGTTGGTGCAGACAATGTTGCTCCTGAGAGCCAGCTGCTGATCTCTCCAGGGTCTT caaaaggaaagagCACACGCTCTGGAGGAGTAGTTTGCACTCCACTTCATAAAAAAGCATTCTCACCTGCAGCCATGACTTGCTCTAGGAGAAAGGCTCTTGGTAAAAAAGCAATCACTACATCTGCAGCCATGTCTCACTCTGGGGGAAAGGCTCTTGGTAAAAAAGTAAACACTGTACCTGAAGGCACATATCAGCCTTTGAGAAGGGCTCTTGGAAAGGTGAATACAACTACAGGAGTCACGAGCAAGATGCCTGAGGTAAAGCAGGAAAATCAGCCCCAGATGAAGCAGGGAAATCAGTCTGAGAAAAAGCAGGGAAATCAGTCTGAGAAAAAGCAGGGAAATCAGCCCCAGATGAAGCAGGAAAATCAGCCCCAGATGAAGCAGGAAAATCAGCCCCAGATGAAGCAGGAAAATCAGCCTCGCACTGCAAACAAA actgatGAAAAGACTGAATTAGACAGCTGGACTTCAGAGTCTGAGGAAGATTTGGTAGAGTGTAAAGAAGAAGACTGGGCTGAGTCTCAAGAAGATTGGCCAGAAGtagaaaatatgtttcattttGATCCTCAAG ACTTTGAGGTCTTTGATGTTCCTGAGGAGTGCAAACTAAGCAATCTGGACCTGCATGGTGTTCCCCTCATGGTATATCCAAGGACATACCACAGATGTGTAGAGGAGGAGCCAACACCTCTTCCCACTCCAGAGCTGTCCTTTACACCCA GCTTGCTGCAAGCACATTTTGACTTCATTGCTAGCCTGGAAAAACTACACTTCCCTGAGCTGCCACCATTTCCAGCTGACTTTTATGAGGAGCAGGAATGTTGTAACAGGTTTTAA
- the PTTG1 gene encoding securin isoform X3, with translation MATVISVGADNVAPESQLLISPGSSKGKSTRSGGVVCTPLHKKAFSPAAMTCSRRKALGKKAITTSAAMSHSGGKALGKKVNTVPEGTYQPLRRALGKVNTTTGVTSKMPEMKQENQPQMKQENQPQMKQENQPRTANKTDEKTELDSWTSESEEDLVECKEEDWAESQEDWPEVENMFHFDPQDFEVFDVPEECKLSNLDLHGVPLMVYPRTYHRCVEEEPTPLPTPELSFTPSLLQAHFDFIASLEKLHFPELPPFPADFYEEQECCNRF, from the exons ATGGCAACTGTGATCTCTGTTGGTGCAGACAATGTTGCTCCTGAGAGCCAGCTGCTGATCTCTCCAGGGTCTT caaaaggaaagagCACACGCTCTGGAGGAGTAGTTTGCACTCCACTTCATAAAAAAGCATTCTCACCTGCAGCCATGACTTGCTCTAGGAGAAAGGCTCTTGGTAAAAAAGCAATCACTACATCTGCAGCCATGTCTCACTCTGGGGGAAAGGCTCTTGGTAAAAAAGTAAACACTGTACCTGAAGGCACATATCAGCCTTTGAGAAGGGCTCTTGGAAAGGTGAATACAACTACAGGAGTCACGAGCAAGATGCCTGAG ATGAAGCAGGAAAATCAGCCCCAGATGAAGCAGGAAAATCAGCCCCAGATGAAGCAGGAAAATCAGCCTCGCACTGCAAACAAA actgatGAAAAGACTGAATTAGACAGCTGGACTTCAGAGTCTGAGGAAGATTTGGTAGAGTGTAAAGAAGAAGACTGGGCTGAGTCTCAAGAAGATTGGCCAGAAGtagaaaatatgtttcattttGATCCTCAAG ACTTTGAGGTCTTTGATGTTCCTGAGGAGTGCAAACTAAGCAATCTGGACCTGCATGGTGTTCCCCTCATGGTATATCCAAGGACATACCACAGATGTGTAGAGGAGGAGCCAACACCTCTTCCCACTCCAGAGCTGTCCTTTACACCCA GCTTGCTGCAAGCACATTTTGACTTCATTGCTAGCCTGGAAAAACTACACTTCCCTGAGCTGCCACCATTTCCAGCTGACTTTTATGAGGAGCAGGAATGTTGTAACAGGTTTTAA
- the SLU7 gene encoding pre-mRNA-splicing factor SLU7 isoform X2 produces MASGAVANATPAGGANDVSLEEPKKMTREDWRKKKELEEQRKLGNAPAEVDEEGKDINPHIPQYISSVPWYIDPSKRPTLKHQRPQPEKQKQYNSSGDWYKRGVQENSVATRYRKGACENCGALTHKKKDCMERPRKVGAKYTGMNIAPDEHVQPQLMFDYDGKRDRWNGYNPEEHMKIVEEYSKVDLAKRTLKAQKLQEELASGKLEQVERDHNSEDEDEDKYADDIDMPGQNFDSKRRITVRNLRIREDIAKYLRNLDPNSAYYDPKTRAMRENPYANTGKNPDEVGYAGDNFVRYTGDTISMAQTQLFAWEAYDKGSEVHLQADPTKLELLYKSFKVKKEDFKAQQKESILEKYGGQEHLDAPPAELLLAQTEDYVEYSRHGTVIKGQEKAIACSKYEEDVKINNHTCIWGSYWKEGKWGYKCCHSFVKYSYCTGEAGKEIANTEASLLEEQPGEEEHMTKPKTLMEIHQEKQKEKKKKKHKKSSNSDSEGEEKKKQEKLKKALNAEEARLLHVKEIMQLDERKRPYNSQFEAREPTEEEMEAYRMKRQRPDDPMASFLGQ; encoded by the exons ATGGCATCGGGGGCGGTAGCGAACGCCACCCCTGCAGGAGGGGCAAACGATGTGAGCCTGGAGGAGCCGAAGAAGATGACAAGGGAAgactggaggaaaaagaaggaactggaagaacagagaaaactCGGAAATGCACCTGCTGAGGTGGATGAAGAAGGAAA GGATATCAATCCTCATATCCCCCAGTACAtctcctcagtgccatggtaCATAGATCCTTCTAAAAGACCCACCCTAAAGCATCAGAGACCTCAGCCAGAGAAGCAGAAACAGTACAACTCCTCTGGAGACTGGTACAAACGAGGAGTTCAGGAG AACTCTGTGGCCACGAGGTACCGAAAAGGAGCCTGTGAGAACTGTGGGGCCCTGACACACAAAAAGAAGGACTGCATGGAG aggCCCAGGAAAGTTGGAGCCAAATACACAGGCATGAACATTGCCCCGGATGAACACgtgcagccccagctgatgTTTGACTACGACGGGAAGCGGGATCGCTGGAATGGGTATAACCCAGAGGAGCACATGAAGATCGTGGAGGAATATTCCAAGGTTGATTTG GCCAAACGTACCCTGAAAGCACAGAAGCTTCAGGAGGAGTTGGCATCAGGGAAGCTGGAGCAAGTG GAAAGAGATCATAACAgtgaagatgaagatgaagatAAATATGCAGATGACATTGATATGCCTGGGCAGAACTTTGACTCTAAAAGACGTATCACGGTTCGGAACCTGCGCATTCGGGAAGATATTGCCAAA TACTTGAGGAATCTAGATCCAAACTCTGCTTATTATGATCCCAAAACAAGGGCCATGAGGGAGAACCCGTATGCCAACACAGGCAAGAATCCAGATGA GGTTGGTTACGCCGGTGACAACTTCGTTCGCTACACGGGAGACACCATTTCCATGGCACAGACCCAGC TGTTTGCTTGGGAAGCTTATGACAAAGGCTCTGAAGTTCATCTTCAAGCAGACCCTACCAAATTAGAGCTCCTTTATAAATCcttcaaagtgaaaaaagaagatttcaaggcacagcagaaagaaagcATCCTAGAGAAG TATGGAGGACAAGAACACCTGGATGCCCcaccagctgagctgctgtTAGCTCAAACAGAAGATTATGTGGAATACTCCAGGCATGGAACAGTCATCAAAGGACAAGAGAAAGCTATTGCTTGCTCTAAGTATGAAGAGGATGTGAAGATCAACAACCATACA TGCATTTGGGGTTCATACTGGAAAGAAGGCAAGTGGGGGTACAAGTGCTGCCACTCCTTTGTCAAGTACTCCTACTGCACAGGAGAAGCTGGGAAAGAAATCGCT AACACAGAAGCAAGTTTACTGGAAGAGCAGCCTGGGGAGGAAGAACACatgacaaaacccaaaacactgaTGGAG ATCCAtcaagagaaacagaaagagaagaaaaagaagaagcacAAGAAGAGCTCAAATTCAGACAGTGAGggtgaagagaaaaagaagcaagaaaaactgaaaaag GCACTAAATGCAGAAGAGGCTCGTCTGCTCCATGTTAAAGAAATCATGCAGTTGGATGAGAGGAAGAGACCCTACAACAGCCAGTTTGAGGCCAGGGAGCCAACAGAGGAGGAGATGGAAGCCTACAGGATGAAAAGGCAGAGACCTGACGATCCCATGGCCTCTTTCCTTGGACAGTGA
- the PTTG1 gene encoding securin isoform X2, with protein MATVISVGADNVAPESQLLISPGSSKGKSTRSGGVVCTPLHKKAFSPAAMTCSRRKALGKKAITTSAAMSHSGGKALGKKVNTVPEGTYQPLRRALGKVNTTTGVTSKMPEKKQGNQPQMKQENQPQMKQENQPQMKQENQPRTANKTDEKTELDSWTSESEEDLVECKEEDWAESQEDWPEVENMFHFDPQDFEVFDVPEECKLSNLDLHGVPLMVYPRTYHRCVEEEPTPLPTPELSFTPSLLQAHFDFIASLEKLHFPELPPFPADFYEEQECCNRF; from the exons ATGGCAACTGTGATCTCTGTTGGTGCAGACAATGTTGCTCCTGAGAGCCAGCTGCTGATCTCTCCAGGGTCTT caaaaggaaagagCACACGCTCTGGAGGAGTAGTTTGCACTCCACTTCATAAAAAAGCATTCTCACCTGCAGCCATGACTTGCTCTAGGAGAAAGGCTCTTGGTAAAAAAGCAATCACTACATCTGCAGCCATGTCTCACTCTGGGGGAAAGGCTCTTGGTAAAAAAGTAAACACTGTACCTGAAGGCACATATCAGCCTTTGAGAAGGGCTCTTGGAAAGGTGAATACAACTACAGGAGTCACGAGCAAGATGCCTGAG AAAAAGCAGGGAAATCAGCCCCAGATGAAGCAGGAAAATCAGCCCCAGATGAAGCAGGAAAATCAGCCCCAGATGAAGCAGGAAAATCAGCCTCGCACTGCAAACAAA actgatGAAAAGACTGAATTAGACAGCTGGACTTCAGAGTCTGAGGAAGATTTGGTAGAGTGTAAAGAAGAAGACTGGGCTGAGTCTCAAGAAGATTGGCCAGAAGtagaaaatatgtttcattttGATCCTCAAG ACTTTGAGGTCTTTGATGTTCCTGAGGAGTGCAAACTAAGCAATCTGGACCTGCATGGTGTTCCCCTCATGGTATATCCAAGGACATACCACAGATGTGTAGAGGAGGAGCCAACACCTCTTCCCACTCCAGAGCTGTCCTTTACACCCA GCTTGCTGCAAGCACATTTTGACTTCATTGCTAGCCTGGAAAAACTACACTTCCCTGAGCTGCCACCATTTCCAGCTGACTTTTATGAGGAGCAGGAATGTTGTAACAGGTTTTAA